A single genomic interval of Mangifera indica cultivar Alphonso chromosome 5, CATAS_Mindica_2.1, whole genome shotgun sequence harbors:
- the LOC123216249 gene encoding plasmodesmata-located protein 6-like has product MSLIPLLLLLLPILCLTFSLLPTSSSSAVDTLVFGGCSQLKYAQGSPYENSVNSMLTSLVNSATFTTYNNFTIPSSTSQDALYGLFQCRGDLNNADCGRCVANAVSQLGNMCANSCGGALQLDGCFVKYDNTTFLGVEDKTVLVNKCGPSIAYDSDALTRRDALLGFLAASDGSYKPYRVAGSGDVAGVAQCVGDLSASQCQDCLSDAIGRLKTDCGASKWGNMYLAKCYALYSKGGDQSNGGDDNNHDNNDDESEKTLAILIGAFAGVALLIVLLFFLIEVCDGEKDCADGK; this is encoded by the exons ATGTCTTTAATCCCTCtacttctccttcttcttcccATTCTTTGCCTCACTTTCTCTCTCCTCCCCACTTCATCTTCCTCCGCGGTCGACACTTTGGTCTTCGGCGGCTGCTCCCAGCTTAAATATGCCCAGGGCTCCCCCTACGAGAACAGCGTCAACTCGATGCTTACCTCCTTAGTCAACTCAGCCACCTTCACAACCTACAACAACTTCACAATCCCTTCCTCCACCTCACAAGATGCCCTCTACGGCCTCTTCCAATGCCGCGGCGACCTCAACAACGCCGACTGCGGCCGCTGTGTCGCCAACGCCGTCAGCCAACTGGGCAACATGTGTGCCAACTCGTGCGGCGGCGCGTTGCAGCTGGATGGCTGTTTCGTAAAGTACGATAATACGACGTTTTTAGGGGTGGAGGACAAGACCGTACTGGTGAACAAATGTGGGCCGTCGATTGCGTATGACTCTGACGCGTTGACTCGGCGTGATGCGTTGTTGGGTTTTTTGGCGGCGAGTGATGGGAGTTACAAGCCGTACAGAGTTGCCGGGTCGGGGGATGTGGCCGGTGTGGCGCAGTGCGTAGGAGATTTGAGTGCGAGCCAGTGTCAGGATTGTTTGTCAGACGCAATCGGACGGCTGAAAACTGACTGTGGGGCCTCCAAATGGGGTAACATGTACTTGGCCAAATGCTACGCGCTATACTCCAAAGGTGGAGATCAGTCGAACGGCGGTGACG ATAACAACCACGACAACAACGATGACGAAAGTGAGAAGACACTCGCAATATTAATTGGAGCCTTTGCTGGGGTTGCCCTTCTCATTgtccttctttttttcttgataGAAGTATGCGACGGAGAAAAAG ATTGTGCAGATGGAAAATGA
- the LOC123217228 gene encoding plant UBX domain-containing protein 2-like has product MSDPKIRKAVGNVPGAVELLKFLGFELKEESGEMWAVMEVPDEERIGLIGKVVELLLVPKKVEVPRKFEKLKEEEAKDETVEHIEPIKVDRQGTPQVNDLGRMFT; this is encoded by the exons ATGAGTGATCCAAAGATCAGGAAGGCAGTTGGCAACGTTCCTGGAGCAGTTGAGTTACTGAAGTTTCTTGGGTTTGAATTGAAGGAAGAAAGCGGGGAAATGTGGGCAGTAATGGAGGTTCCTGATGAGGAGAGGATTGGTTTGATTGGTAAGGTAGTGGAGTTGTTGTTGGTTCCAAAAAAGGTTGAAGTGCCTCGCAAATTTGAGAAGTTGAAGGAGGAGGAAGCTAAGGATGAGACCGTGGAACACATTGAGCCGATCAAGGTTGATAGACAG GGAACACCGCAGGTTAATGATTTAGGAAGGATGTTTACTTGA
- the LOC123217784 gene encoding LOW QUALITY PROTEIN: plant UBX domain-containing protein 2-like (The sequence of the model RefSeq protein was modified relative to this genomic sequence to represent the inferred CDS: inserted 2 bases in 1 codon), with translation FWIRVFFSVPESMAARIKLPDSFYNLSALEMKREANARKNMIEELQLLIPRCYREKQVKAAEKRYSRTIILVQFPDRGVLQGVFGPWEQTTALYEFVSLTLKEPGLEFELLHPVLIKRRVIDXQDLVPSALIKFKPVETDSVVFTGLCNELVEIIEPLE, from the exons TTTTGGATCCGAGTCTTTTTCTCTGTACCTGAAAGCATGGCAGCAAGAATCAAGCTGCCAGATTCCTTCTACAACCTATCAGCTTTGGAGATGAAGAGAGAAGCTAATGCGAGGAAAAACATGATTGAAGAATTGCAGCTTTTGATTCCTAGGTGTTACAGGGAGAAGCAGGTGAAAGCTGCAGAGAAGAGATACAGCAGAACTATTATCCTTGTCCAGTTTCCTGACAGAGGGGTGCTCCAAGGTGTTTTTGGCCCTTGGGAGCAAACAACCGCTCTCTATGAG tTTGTGAGCTTGACACTGAAAGAACCCGGTTTAGAATTTGAACTGTTACATCCTGTATTAATCAAACGGCGAGTGATTGA ACAGGATTTGGTCCCTTCAGCACTGATCAAATTCAAACCTGTCGAGACAGATTCAGTTGTCTTCACAGGGCTCTGTAATGAACTTGTGGAAATTATTGAACCCCTGGAATGA
- the LOC123217227 gene encoding uncharacterized protein LOC123217227: MALEWVVLGYAAAAEAVMVLLLTIPGLDGLRRGLLAVTRNLLKPFLSVVPFCLFLLMDIYWKYETRPTCEEESCSPSEHLRHQKSIMKSQRNALLIASALLFYWLLYSVTHLVERIQLLNQRIERLKNKD, translated from the coding sequence ATGGCTCTCGAATGGGTTGTGCTCGGGTACGCCGCGGCTGCAGAAGCGGTCATGGTGCTTCTTCTCACCATCCCCGGCCTCGACGGCCTACGCAGAGGACTTCTCGCGGTGACGCGTAATCTCCTGAAGCCGTTCCTTTCGGTGGTCCCGTTTTGTCTCTTTCTGCTTATGGATATCTACTGGAAGTATGAGACGCGCCCGACGTGCGAGGAGGAATCATGTAGTCCGTCGGAGCACTTGCGCCACCAGAAGTCCATCATGAAGAGTCAGCGCAACGCGCTCTTGATCGCGTCGGCTTTGCTGTTCTATTGGCTGCTGTATTCCGTCACGCATCTTGTGGAAAGGATCCAGCTGTTGAATCAGAGGATCGAGAGGCTCAAGAACAAGGATTGA
- the LOC123217712 gene encoding probable peroxygenase 5, which translates to MSFWAFSFLFFFFMVSYAFSAEVDEYVPAEQDALQRHVSFFDRDHDGIIYPWETAEGMIAIGLNPLLAKASAAQIHMAISPKTIESKLPDLKLPIVVKNVVNAKHGSDTGTYDAQGRFVPEKFEEIFSKHAHAHSDSLTWDELMEMLKANRQPNDFQGWAVSFAEWKPFYDLCKDNDGLLHKDTVRAIYDGSLFSQLEKGRK; encoded by the exons ATGAGTTTCTGGGCTTTCtcctttttattcttcttcttcatggtTTCTTACGCTTTTTCTGCAGAAGTTGATGAATATGTTCCAGCAGAACAAGACGCTCTGCAGAGACACGTTTCTTTCTTCGATCGGGATCATGACGGGATAATTTATCCTTGGGAAACCGCTGAAG GTATGATAGCAATCGGTCTCAACCCCTTGTTAGCCAAGGCTAGTGCCGCTCAGATCCACATGGCAATCAGTCCTAAAACTATCGAg AGTAAATTGCCCGATCTTAAACTCCCAATTGTGGTTAAAAATGTCGTGAATGCCAAGCATGGTAGCGACACCGGAACCTATGATGCTCAAGGAAG gTTTGTTCCtgagaaatttgaagaaattttcagCAAGCATGCACATGCACACAGTGACTCTTTAACATGGGATGAATTAATGGAAATGCTCAAGGCTAACAGACAACCTAATGATTTCCAAGGATG GGCTGTAAGTTTTGCAGAATGGAAACCCTTTTACGATCTATGTAAAGATAATGATGGATTGTTGCACAAAGATACAGTAAGAGCTATTTATGATGGAAGCTTATTTTCCCAATTAGAGAAGGGGAGAAAATAA